A single region of the Paenibacillus sp. genome encodes:
- a CDS encoding glycoside hydrolase family 88/105 protein, which yields MSGYLEPRESARYWYGDDERRVLEALSGRYAGANPPVPFALRAFASSGVLQTREGLYDMDLSAKLPEAADGAYAYVCGLVWSDDERSIDALMEPLGPTRLYMNDAELYRSSAAEEMKPDARIVVPLSFRRGWNAILIECRKTPAGFGCRFGADEAKVRILHVLAPFAEREGSAGWAYSSASDRRRFGADFGFPDCRGPEEATGLAWLPRMRWTAQEAELPNLGRVFGRPAAPAAAYGWSAVAVPAGAETIVLEGRALGATTIWLDDAKAVELGAPGPFRVQALVAPGTRRLFVCSASGSDGWGFELHAHAGGRPLPLELPLPVHGASGPWLYAGPLPAAAGEPDPDAVCRTDVLFPAVDAAGRSAGSTYWRLDGPGLMVRPYYENAMLSNKWTTGTATNYARWDYPLGVTMYGLLRTARALNRDDLAAYALGHIRSCTDLYEYALWDRDTYGFPSVNHQLVLIKMLDNCGSFGSAMLEAYLQTGHERYLAIADTIADFILRRLERREDGAFYRLCPGEYSADTMWADDLYMSAPFLIRYAEATGRREALDEAARQFLLYRRYLFMEDERVMSHVFDFKYGKATRVPWGRGNGWCLFSLSELLEKLPEEHPDRPALLELFLAHCEGVAALQAESGLWRQVLNQPEAYEEASCTAMFVYAFARGVRFGWLPEPERYAAAAFRGWRGLTGGAIDRQGNVHGVCSGSRYSFSPDYYMYDLRTVVNDNHGIGIMMLAGVEIGLLKAALAQPHRAAAGAQA from the coding sequence ATGAGCGGGTATTTGGAGCCGCGCGAAAGCGCGCGGTATTGGTACGGCGACGACGAGCGGCGCGTCTTGGAGGCGCTGTCCGGACGCTACGCGGGCGCGAACCCGCCCGTCCCGTTCGCGCTGCGGGCGTTCGCCTCGTCGGGCGTGCTGCAGACGAGGGAGGGCTTGTACGACATGGATTTGTCGGCGAAGCTGCCCGAGGCGGCGGACGGCGCCTATGCCTACGTATGCGGCCTCGTGTGGAGCGACGACGAACGGTCGATCGACGCCTTGATGGAGCCGCTCGGCCCGACGCGGCTGTACATGAACGACGCCGAATTGTACCGCTCGTCGGCGGCGGAGGAGATGAAGCCGGATGCGCGCATCGTCGTGCCGCTGTCGTTCCGGCGGGGCTGGAACGCGATCTTGATCGAGTGCCGCAAGACGCCGGCGGGCTTCGGCTGCCGCTTCGGGGCGGACGAGGCGAAGGTGCGCATTCTCCACGTGCTCGCCCCGTTCGCGGAGCGGGAGGGGAGCGCGGGGTGGGCGTATTCGTCCGCCTCGGACCGCCGGCGGTTCGGCGCGGACTTCGGGTTCCCGGATTGCCGGGGGCCGGAGGAGGCGACGGGACTCGCCTGGTTGCCGCGGATGCGCTGGACGGCGCAGGAGGCGGAGCTGCCGAACCTGGGGCGCGTGTTCGGCCGGCCCGCCGCGCCGGCCGCGGCGTACGGCTGGAGCGCCGTCGCCGTTCCCGCAGGGGCGGAGACGATCGTCCTCGAGGGCCGCGCGCTTGGGGCCACGACGATTTGGCTGGACGACGCGAAGGCGGTCGAGCTCGGCGCTCCCGGCCCGTTCCGCGTGCAGGCGCTCGTCGCCCCCGGAACCCGCCGGCTGTTCGTCTGCAGCGCGAGCGGGTCCGACGGGTGGGGGTTCGAGCTGCACGCGCACGCCGGGGGCCGGCCGCTGCCGCTCGAGCTGCCGCTGCCCGTCCACGGCGCGAGCGGCCCGTGGCTGTATGCGGGGCCGCTGCCTGCGGCCGCCGGCGAGCCGGACCCGGACGCGGTATGCCGGACGGACGTCCTGTTTCCGGCGGTCGACGCTGCGGGCCGCTCGGCCGGGTCGACCTATTGGCGGCTGGACGGTCCGGGTCTCATGGTAAGACCCTATTACGAGAACGCCATGCTGAGCAACAAATGGACGACGGGCACCGCCACCAACTACGCGCGCTGGGATTACCCGCTCGGCGTAACGATGTACGGCCTGCTGCGGACCGCCCGGGCGTTGAACCGGGACGATCTCGCGGCTTACGCGCTCGGCCACATCCGCAGTTGCACGGATCTATACGAGTACGCGCTGTGGGACCGCGATACTTACGGCTTCCCGTCCGTCAATCACCAGCTCGTCCTGATCAAGATGCTGGACAACTGCGGCTCGTTCGGCTCCGCCATGCTGGAAGCCTATTTGCAGACGGGTCATGAGCGGTACCTCGCCATCGCCGATACGATCGCCGATTTCATCCTCCGCCGGCTGGAGCGCCGCGAGGACGGGGCGTTCTACCGGCTGTGCCCGGGCGAATATTCCGCCGACACGATGTGGGCGGACGATCTGTACATGAGCGCCCCGTTCTTGATCCGGTACGCGGAAGCAACGGGCCGGCGCGAGGCGCTGGACGAAGCGGCGCGGCAGTTTTTGTTGTACCGCCGCTACCTGTTCATGGAGGACGAGCGCGTCATGTCGCACGTGTTCGATTTCAAATACGGCAAGGCGACGCGCGTGCCGTGGGGACGCGGCAACGGCTGGTGCCTGTTCTCGCTCTCCGAGCTGCTCGAGAAGCTGCCGGAGGAGCATCCGGACCGCCCCGCGCTGCTCGAGCTGTTCCTGGCGCACTGCGAGGGCGTGGCCGCGCTGCAGGCGGAGAGCGGCTTGTGGCGCCAGGTGCTCAATCAGCCGGAGGCGTACGAGGAGGCGTCCTGCACGGCGATGTTCGTGTACGCCTTCGCGCGCGGCGTCCGGTTCGGCTGGCTGCCGGAGCCGGAGCGATACGCGGCCGCCGCGTTCCGAGGCTGGCGTGGGCTGACCGGCGGGGCGATCGACCGGCAGGGCAACGTGCACGGCGTGTGCAGCGGGTCGCGCTACTCGTTCTCGCCGGACTATTACATGTACGATCTGCGCACCGTCGTGAACGACAACCACGGCATCGGCATCATGATGCTGGCCGGCGTCGAAATCGGCCTGCTGAAGGCCGCGCTGGCCCAGCCGCATCGGGCCGCCGCCGGCGCGCAGGCGTAA
- a CDS encoding DUF423 domain-containing protein, with translation MSNRTWVAAGAVSAFLCVAIGAFGAHGLQLSERFAATYQTGVEYHMMHALGMLAVGLLGDRFGRPSLTSWTGRLFAAGTVLFSGSLYVLSVTGMTWLGAITPLGGLAFLAGWALLAISAVRPGKRQ, from the coding sequence TTGTCGAATCGAACGTGGGTGGCGGCCGGAGCCGTCAGCGCTTTCTTGTGCGTCGCGATCGGCGCGTTCGGCGCGCACGGTCTTCAGCTGTCGGAGCGCTTCGCGGCGACGTACCAAACCGGGGTCGAATATCATATGATGCACGCGCTGGGCATGCTGGCCGTCGGGCTGCTGGGCGACCGGTTCGGCCGTCCGTCGCTGACGTCTTGGACGGGCCGGCTGTTCGCGGCGGGGACGGTACTGTTCTCGGGCAGCCTCTATGTGTTGAGCGTGACGGGCATGACGTGGCTCGGGGCGATTACGCCGCTCGGGGGACTCGCGTTTTTGGCGGGGTGGGCGCTGCTGGCGATATCGGCCGTCCGTCCGGGCAAGAGGCAATAG
- a CDS encoding phosphate ABC transporter substrate-binding protein yields the protein MKKFRIAFLMLAAIALLVNVSLASAAQSKLSGSIVINGSTALLPLTLQAAKEFKALHPKVKISASGAGSITGPQGVRKGIADIGACDWDASVDVPGFKKFEGQVAHKVAVIPFAAIVHKDNPVKDLTTKQLQDIFSGKITNWKDVGGSNAEIVVVNRKFGSGTRVNFQDKALQGVEFMSKGSNYKETGSSGEMTTSVGSNKNAIGYVDLVYVKGDIKAVSIDGVEATVDNVINGKYKVWGYGYYMTDGQPTGATKEFIKYVQSAKFQNGSLKKLKFIPISAMK from the coding sequence ATGAAGAAATTTCGCATCGCATTTTTGATGCTGGCCGCGATCGCGCTGCTGGTCAACGTATCGCTCGCTTCGGCCGCGCAAAGCAAGCTGTCCGGAAGTATCGTCATCAACGGCTCGACGGCGCTGCTGCCGCTGACGCTGCAAGCCGCGAAGGAATTCAAAGCGCTGCACCCGAAGGTGAAAATTTCGGCGTCCGGCGCAGGCTCGATCACGGGCCCGCAAGGCGTGCGCAAAGGCATCGCCGACATCGGCGCTTGCGACTGGGACGCGTCGGTCGACGTCCCGGGCTTTAAGAAGTTCGAAGGTCAAGTCGCGCACAAAGTCGCCGTCATTCCGTTCGCCGCGATCGTGCACAAGGACAATCCGGTGAAAGACTTGACGACGAAGCAGCTGCAGGACATCTTCTCCGGCAAAATCACGAACTGGAAAGACGTCGGCGGCAGCAATGCGGAGATCGTCGTCGTCAACCGGAAGTTCGGTTCCGGCACGCGCGTCAACTTCCAAGACAAGGCGCTGCAAGGCGTGGAATTCATGTCGAAGGGCAGCAACTACAAAGAAACGGGCTCGAGCGGCGAAATGACGACGAGCGTCGGCTCGAACAAAAACGCGATCGGCTACGTCGACCTCGTGTACGTGAAAGGCGACATTAAAGCGGTCAGCATCGACGGCGTCGAAGCGACGGTAGACAACGTCATCAACGGCAAATACAAAGTTTGGGGCTACGGCTATTACATGACGGACGGCCAGCCGACGGGCGCGACGAAGGAATTCATCAAGTACGTTCAGAGCGCGAAGTTCCAGAACGGCTCGCTGAAAAAGCTGAAGTTTATCCCGATCTCCGCAATGAAATAA
- a CDS encoding stalk domain-containing protein yields the protein MKLNATQRNVWKHLFFVLALVLLFSVVPPGASAAWEAPQLPYKSVGYASDELKAYFNEDGSITIEGRTDRGERHVDVTFWYTYAYEETGDPFGSDVSAQADIRPDGTFAIRSGPLHPDYPSYNVSFAYGDGYYYHEPFTLSRRAVDQPKLIERKTKTSIKDAYAALAPTMFDDPFVEPFRAKPPYRSGKLSPAFLNDGLNMVKFVRYVAGLPTDVRLNADDVSTAQHKAVLLEAAYDYADPHNPPKPADMPDSFFEAADSGRETLAFSTFTVSAAVEDFMNDWGDNNRERVGHRDSFLIPSLSGVGFGYTPDYSVTHFSSSGEAPAVEYDYIAWPAVGYFPVEYIPAEMWSIHPDMTKYNFDDLSQIRLTVTNRTTGETQTFANPNARPDRDFFVGSVVTFEPDDIRRDEGDVIEIALQGIKDAAGRETEIRYATKLFSLYEFTVMYNGKELDFSAPPRIEGGTTLVPMRALFEALGASVQWDPAARTIAASSGGTQIVLRLGDAAARVNGRTIRLGAAPTVDAGTTFVPLRFVGEALGAKVDADMERRLITIEK from the coding sequence ATGAAGCTAAACGCAACGCAACGCAACGTTTGGAAGCACCTTTTCTTCGTACTCGCCCTCGTTTTGCTTTTCTCCGTCGTCCCTCCCGGCGCGTCCGCGGCCTGGGAAGCCCCGCAGCTGCCCTACAAGAGCGTCGGGTACGCCTCCGACGAACTGAAGGCCTATTTCAACGAAGACGGCTCGATCACGATCGAGGGCCGGACGGACCGCGGCGAGCGGCACGTGGACGTCACGTTCTGGTATACATACGCTTACGAAGAAACCGGCGATCCGTTCGGCTCCGACGTCTCCGCGCAGGCGGACATCCGGCCGGACGGCACGTTCGCGATCCGCAGCGGACCGCTCCATCCGGACTACCCGTCCTACAACGTCTCCTTCGCGTACGGCGACGGGTATTATTATCACGAGCCGTTCACGCTGTCCCGGCGCGCCGTCGATCAGCCGAAACTGATCGAGCGCAAAACGAAAACGTCGATCAAGGACGCTTACGCCGCGCTGGCGCCGACGATGTTCGACGATCCATTCGTCGAGCCGTTCCGGGCGAAGCCGCCGTACCGGTCCGGGAAGCTGTCGCCTGCGTTCCTGAACGACGGACTCAACATGGTGAAATTCGTCCGTTACGTCGCCGGCCTCCCGACCGACGTCCGGCTGAACGCGGACGACGTGAGCACCGCCCAGCACAAAGCGGTGCTGCTCGAGGCGGCTTACGATTACGCCGACCCGCACAACCCGCCCAAGCCCGCGGACATGCCCGACTCGTTCTTCGAGGCGGCCGATTCGGGCAGGGAGACGCTCGCCTTCTCGACGTTCACCGTCAGCGCGGCGGTCGAGGATTTCATGAACGATTGGGGCGACAACAACCGCGAGCGGGTCGGCCACCGGGACTCGTTCCTCATTCCGTCGCTGTCCGGCGTCGGCTTCGGGTATACGCCCGATTATTCGGTGACGCATTTCTCTTCCTCGGGGGAAGCGCCCGCCGTCGAGTACGATTACATCGCGTGGCCGGCCGTCGGCTATTTCCCGGTCGAGTACATACCGGCCGAGATGTGGTCGATCCACCCGGATATGACCAAATACAATTTCGACGATCTGAGCCAGATCCGCTTGACCGTCACGAACCGGACGACCGGCGAAACCCAAACGTTCGCGAACCCGAACGCGCGGCCGGACCGCGACTTCTTCGTCGGGTCGGTCGTCACGTTCGAGCCGGACGACATCCGCCGCGACGAAGGCGACGTGATCGAAATCGCGCTGCAGGGCATTAAGGACGCCGCCGGCCGCGAGACGGAAATCCGTTACGCGACGAAGCTGTTCAGCCTGTATGAGTTCACTGTCATGTATAACGGCAAGGAGCTCGACTTCTCGGCGCCGCCGCGCATCGAAGGCGGAACGACGCTCGTGCCGATGCGCGCGCTGTTCGAAGCGCTCGGCGCCAGCGTTCAATGGGATCCCGCCGCGCGGACCATCGCCGCGTCGAGCGGCGGCACGCAGATCGTCCTGCGGCTCGGCGACGCCGCCGCCCGCGTGAACGGCCGGACGATCCGGCTCGGCGCCGCCCCGACGGTCGACGCCGGCACGACGTTCGTGCCGCTCCGGTTCGTCGGCGAAGCGCTCGGCGCCAAGGTCGACGCCGACATGGAGCGCCGTTTGATCACTATCGAGAAATAA
- a CDS encoding ABC transporter permease: protein MRRYWQLYALLILPLTYFIIFKYGPMYGIQIAFKDFNFFQGIGGSEWIGFDAFREVFGMRDFYLALRNTLMLNFLDLLVSFPAPLILAILLYEMKFVWFKKLSQTILYVPHFISWVIIGGIVYQVFGTQSGMINNLITSAGFEAIPFLTEKNAWLVTYLLVGVWQSAGWGTIIYLAALTGINKELFEAASIDGAGRLKRIWHITLPGLKPTIIVLLIINLGHMISIGFERPYVIGNLAVREYSEVLSTFVYRIGLESGQYTLATVVGLFQAVVGLVFVLGANYASKKLTDESIM, encoded by the coding sequence ATGCGCAGATATTGGCAGCTGTACGCGCTGCTGATTTTGCCTCTGACATATTTCATTATTTTCAAATACGGCCCGATGTACGGGATTCAGATCGCGTTCAAAGATTTCAACTTCTTTCAAGGCATCGGCGGGAGCGAATGGATCGGGTTCGACGCGTTCCGCGAAGTGTTCGGCATGCGCGATTTTTACCTGGCGCTGCGCAATACGCTGATGCTGAACTTCCTCGATCTGCTCGTCTCGTTCCCGGCGCCGCTCATTCTCGCCATTTTGCTGTACGAAATGAAGTTCGTCTGGTTCAAGAAGCTGTCGCAGACGATTTTGTACGTTCCGCATTTTATTTCGTGGGTCATTATCGGCGGCATCGTGTATCAAGTGTTCGGCACGCAATCCGGCATGATCAACAACCTGATTACGTCGGCAGGGTTCGAGGCGATTCCGTTTCTCACCGAGAAGAACGCCTGGTTGGTCACTTACTTGCTCGTGGGCGTCTGGCAGAGCGCCGGATGGGGGACGATCATTTATTTAGCCGCGCTGACCGGCATCAACAAGGAGCTGTTCGAAGCCGCGTCCATCGACGGCGCGGGACGATTGAAGCGCATATGGCATATTACGCTTCCGGGCCTCAAACCGACGATTATCGTGCTGCTCATCATCAATTTGGGCCATATGATTTCGATCGGCTTCGAGCGGCCGTACGTGATCGGCAATTTGGCCGTCCGCGAATATTCCGAGGTGCTCAGCACGTTCGTGTACCGAATCGGGTTGGAATCGGGCCAGTATACGCTGGCGACGGTCGTCGGCTTGTTCCAGGCGGTCGTCGGGCTTGTGTTCGTGCTCGGGGCCAACTACGCGTCCAAGAAGCTGACGGACGAGAGCATTATGTAA
- a CDS encoding carbohydrate ABC transporter permease, with protein MKEQTANRVFDTVNFIVLLVFTLLCLAPFLHIAAISFSSAGPILSGQVSLLPVEFNTEAYAKVFSDVSMIRSLGFTALLTGLFTLLCMLMTIAMGFALSKKQLRGRNVFMVIVLITMFFSGGIIPEYILVRNLNLLDTIWALVLPGLVNPFYLIIIISFFNNIPESLLESAEIDGSSHFRTLVGIVFPLSLPVVATLSLFYAVGRWNGFTDTLMYINSPELYPLQLKLYQLIQNNMITDLLQMEGAQMATLVPESLKAASVIFATVPILIVYPWLQRYFVNGVMIGAVKG; from the coding sequence ATGAAAGAGCAAACGGCTAATCGTGTGTTCGACACCGTCAATTTTATCGTCCTGCTTGTCTTTACGCTGCTATGTCTGGCTCCGTTTCTTCATATAGCGGCGATCTCCTTCAGCTCGGCGGGGCCGATTTTATCCGGCCAAGTGAGCCTGCTGCCCGTGGAGTTCAACACGGAGGCATATGCGAAGGTGTTTTCCGACGTCTCGATGATTCGTTCGCTCGGGTTTACGGCCTTGTTGACCGGTTTGTTCACATTGCTGTGCATGCTGATGACGATCGCGATGGGCTTCGCGTTGTCCAAGAAGCAGCTCCGCGGCCGGAACGTATTCATGGTGATCGTCCTGATTACGATGTTTTTCAGCGGCGGCATCATTCCGGAATACATTTTGGTTCGGAACTTGAACCTGCTCGACACGATTTGGGCGCTCGTGCTGCCCGGCCTCGTCAACCCGTTCTATCTCATCATCATTATTTCGTTCTTCAACAACATTCCGGAAAGCTTGCTGGAGTCGGCGGAGATCGACGGCAGCAGCCATTTCCGGACGCTCGTCGGCATCGTGTTCCCGCTGTCGCTGCCCGTCGTCGCGACGCTCAGCCTGTTCTACGCGGTGGGCCGCTGGAACGGCTTCACGGATACGCTGATGTATATTAACAGCCCGGAGCTGTATCCGCTGCAGCTGAAGCTGTATCAGCTGATTCAAAACAACATGATTACGGACCTGCTGCAGATGGAGGGCGCGCAGATGGCGACGCTCGTTCCGGAAAGCCTGAAGGCGGCGAGCGTCATTTTCGCGACGGTGCCGATCTTGATCGTCTATCCTTGGCTGCAGCGCTACTTCGTGAACGGCGTCATGATCGGCGCCGTGAAAGGATAA
- a CDS encoding DUF6142 family protein: METTHSRAGIASFLLAAVSVVGLIAAFAFAASMAPLLAADPEAHLGRMLAAVGLMCLFVVTALVGGVLGIVGLFQKQRSRLFSILGLSINALLVAAVMALLLFGMISAPALPGTFDAP; this comes from the coding sequence ATGGAAACCACCCACTCGCGCGCAGGCATAGCCTCGTTCCTTCTCGCCGCCGTCTCCGTCGTCGGGTTGATCGCCGCGTTCGCCTTCGCGGCTTCGATGGCGCCGCTGCTGGCCGCGGATCCGGAGGCGCACCTGGGAAGGATGCTGGCCGCCGTCGGCTTGATGTGCTTGTTCGTCGTAACGGCGCTCGTCGGCGGCGTGCTCGGAATCGTCGGCCTCTTCCAAAAGCAGCGCTCGCGGCTGTTCTCGATATTGGGGCTGTCCATTAACGCGCTGCTCGTCGCCGCCGTCATGGCGCTGCTGCTGTTCGGCATGATCAGCGCCCCGGCGCTGCCCGGCACGTTCGACGCCCCGTAA
- a CDS encoding putative bifunctional diguanylate cyclase/phosphodiesterase has protein sequence MPLIVLAVQFAVFLGWLAFGDVAGADWAFAGVSAAGMAAQALFLIKRYKAVAAAEHSTVRKLQRKDEVFTSLFDSIPVAITLLDRTGAFVRTNPASRSITGYRSEDILGKSFTEFIHVNHLNETMDRFRQTLEGRVQTFHSVILLQSGYPADIQVTTLPVKDEQEHVTGIIAIYEDITKKRQTEERIKHMAYYDDLTGLPNRRLFRDLVAEYLLSAGERTRIYVALLNVDRFKVVNGSLGQDIGDMLLLQLADRLHRSVSDFGIAARMEGDEFGILFRDVEGSIPPTELASRINQELEEPFSIQEYTLHITTSMGIAAGSTGTEETALLKNAGVALSKAKEKGKSSFEVFTPEMDELYLLKFTLENDLRKAIQEGEFRLVYQPQYNIYTGEIVGTEALIRWLHPERGLVSPGDFIPIAEETGLIVPMSEWVIREACRQNRAWQREGLPAIPVSVNLSVRQFLQPNLIERVSSILTETDLDPSYLDLEITESMTMDVEFATAALMRLKELGLRVSIDDFGTGYSSLNYLKNFPVDKLKIDRSFVRDIMDDPNDAAIVRTIITMAHHLNQTVIAEGVETEEQLAYLRTYGCDEMQGYLYSPPLSPDQMRERLRSWAARRAEEETRDGKPA, from the coding sequence TTGCCGTTGATCGTACTTGCGGTTCAGTTCGCTGTTTTCTTGGGATGGCTGGCGTTCGGCGACGTTGCGGGCGCCGATTGGGCGTTCGCCGGCGTATCGGCGGCCGGCATGGCCGCGCAAGCGCTGTTTTTGATTAAGCGGTATAAGGCAGTGGCGGCCGCCGAGCATTCGACGGTGCGGAAGCTGCAGCGCAAAGACGAAGTGTTCACCTCGCTGTTCGATTCGATCCCGGTCGCCATCACGCTGCTGGATCGTACGGGAGCGTTCGTCCGGACGAATCCGGCGTCGCGCAGCATAACCGGGTACCGGTCCGAGGATATCTTGGGCAAATCGTTCACCGAGTTCATCCACGTCAATCATCTGAACGAGACGATGGATCGGTTCCGCCAAACGCTGGAGGGTCGGGTGCAGACGTTCCACTCGGTCATCTTGCTGCAGAGCGGGTACCCCGCCGACATTCAGGTGACGACGCTGCCGGTGAAGGACGAGCAGGAGCACGTTACGGGCATTATCGCGATCTACGAGGATATTACGAAGAAACGGCAAACCGAAGAGCGGATCAAGCACATGGCGTATTACGACGACTTGACCGGCCTGCCGAACCGGCGGCTGTTCCGCGATTTGGTGGCGGAATATTTGCTGTCGGCCGGAGAGCGGACGCGGATTTACGTCGCGCTGCTGAACGTGGATCGCTTTAAGGTGGTCAACGGCTCGCTCGGTCAAGACATCGGGGACATGCTACTGCTGCAGTTGGCGGATCGGCTTCACCGGAGCGTATCCGACTTCGGGATCGCCGCCCGCATGGAAGGGGACGAATTCGGCATTCTGTTCCGGGACGTCGAAGGCTCGATCCCGCCGACCGAGCTGGCGAGCCGCATCAATCAGGAGCTGGAAGAGCCGTTCTCCATTCAGGAGTATACCTTGCATATTACGACGAGCATGGGCATCGCGGCGGGAAGCACGGGTACGGAAGAGACGGCGCTGCTCAAAAATGCGGGCGTGGCGCTCTCCAAAGCGAAGGAAAAAGGGAAAAGCAGCTTCGAGGTGTTCACGCCGGAAATGGACGAGCTGTATTTGCTGAAATTCACCCTCGAGAACGATCTTCGCAAAGCGATTCAAGAGGGCGAATTCCGGCTCGTGTACCAGCCGCAATATAACATTTACACAGGCGAAATCGTCGGCACGGAAGCGCTGATCCGCTGGCTCCATCCGGAGCGCGGTCTCGTCTCCCCCGGGGATTTCATTCCGATCGCGGAGGAGACCGGCCTGATCGTGCCGATGAGCGAGTGGGTCATCCGCGAGGCGTGCCGGCAAAACCGCGCGTGGCAGCGGGAAGGGCTTCCGGCGATTCCGGTCTCCGTCAACTTGTCCGTGCGGCAATTCCTTCAGCCGAATTTGATCGAGCGCGTCTCCTCCATTCTGACCGAAACCGATTTGGATCCGTCGTACCTCGATCTGGAAATCACCGAGAGCATGACGATGGACGTCGAATTCGCGACGGCCGCGCTGATGCGGCTGAAGGAGCTCGGCCTGCGCGTGTCGATCGACGATTTCGGCACGGGTTACAGCTCGCTGAATTATTTGAAAAACTTCCCCGTGGACAAGCTGAAGATCGACCGGTCGTTCGTCCGCGACATTATGGACGATCCGAACGACGCGGCGATCGTGCGGACGATCATCACGATGGCGCATCACTTGAATCAAACCGTCATCGCGGAAGGCGTCGAAACCGAGGAGCAGCTCGCTTACTTGCGTACATACGGCTGCGACGAAATGCAGGGCTATTTGTACAGCCCGCCCCTCTCCCCCGATCAAATGCGGGAACGGCTCCGCAGCTGGGCGGCGCGCCGAGCGGAGGAGGAAACGAGAGACGGAAAGCCGGCCTGA
- a CDS encoding YunC family protein has translation MMRMTPLHVGEHTLIGIEVKLPKTTLVVVSTEKGYIMCGALDVALLNEKLKDRGIVAGRAVGVKTLEELLAAPLESVTIEAERLGVTVGMKGSDALLKMM, from the coding sequence ATGATGCGAATGACGCCCTTGCACGTCGGTGAACATACGTTGATCGGAATCGAGGTGAAACTGCCGAAAACGACGCTCGTCGTCGTCTCGACGGAGAAAGGATATATCATGTGCGGCGCGCTGGATGTCGCGCTGCTGAACGAGAAGCTGAAGGACCGAGGCATCGTCGCGGGACGGGCGGTCGGCGTCAAAACGCTCGAGGAGCTGCTGGCGGCGCCGCTCGAATCGGTGACGATCGAAGCGGAGCGGCTCGGCGTGACGGTCGGAATGAAAGGGTCGGACGCGCTGCTGAAAATGATGTGA